In one window of Leptospira sp. GIMC2001 DNA:
- a CDS encoding radical SAM/SPASM domain-containing protein has product MEKLEKILNAAITEKTRQNMIRKSDFVDDVQLINGGIPLFSWIDISLTELCNRQCSFCPRFDKNLYPNQKLHMGMGLIQKIRDELVSLNYQGGVVFCGYGEPLLHPEILNIIKIFGHDVRTEIVSNGDYLKPDVITKLFDAGLSFLCVSMYDGPEQVEKFTKMFAEAGISNDKFILRDRWHSGEDGFGIKLTNRGGVLNNTGVVPTTIEFKNTVRPCHYLAYSLAIDWNGDMLLCVQDWAKKVKLGNVFSDTLLGVWLSPRMKRLRTELIQGKRDKSPCKECDADGTLHGFNHVNAWINIEED; this is encoded by the coding sequence ATGGAAAAATTAGAAAAAATTTTAAATGCTGCAATAACAGAGAAAACTCGTCAAAACATGATCCGAAAATCGGACTTTGTTGATGATGTACAATTAATCAATGGTGGAATTCCTTTGTTCAGTTGGATCGATATCAGTCTAACTGAATTGTGCAACCGTCAATGTTCATTTTGTCCAAGATTTGATAAGAATTTGTATCCTAATCAGAAACTTCATATGGGCATGGGCTTGATTCAGAAAATTAGAGATGAATTGGTATCTCTGAATTATCAAGGTGGAGTTGTTTTCTGTGGATATGGTGAGCCTCTGTTGCATCCCGAAATATTAAATATTATCAAAATATTTGGACATGATGTACGGACAGAAATAGTTTCAAATGGTGATTATTTAAAGCCAGATGTTATTACAAAGTTATTTGATGCTGGATTATCTTTTTTATGTGTTAGTATGTATGACGGTCCAGAACAAGTTGAAAAATTCACCAAAATGTTTGCGGAAGCTGGAATCTCGAACGATAAATTTATTCTCCGTGATCGTTGGCATTCAGGTGAAGACGGCTTTGGAATTAAATTAACTAATCGTGGTGGAGTATTGAATAACACTGGAGTTGTTCCTACTACGATTGAATTTAAAAATACAGTTCGTCCATGTCACTATCTAGCTTATTCGTTAGCAATTGATTGGAATGGTGACATGCTACTCTGCGTGCAAGACTGGGCAAAAAAAGTTAAATTGGGAAATGTTTTCTCAGATACTTTACTGGGTGTCTGGTTAAGCCCTAGAATGAAACGCTTAAGAACCGAATTGATACAAGGCAAGAGAGACAAATCTCCCTGTAAAGAGTGTGATGCAGATGGCACGCTACATGGTTT
- a CDS encoding aminotransferase class III-fold pyridoxal phosphate-dependent enzyme — protein sequence MHIFNSNLNLDAKLVKGEGPFLFNTEGDRFFDCWLGSGTLIFGHEKVIESNMQSNWLLPEGPKVSNSYLDLLGKIVDFKIGSLGFQTSGSSAVHRACRVARAVTGKSKVAVFNLFWHGSDDSFLFVGESKKKLSDGISDSAQENVSYFDSIDQFFDKAKLEEFAAILVEPYQGSDPSVSVLDSISDEQRNKLINSNVLLVIDEVITGFRSQYGSCASSRKLQPDIVVFGKAIASGFPTGLVVVSDRLTTSVKEKSIFWGGTFGASPIQLEMVEKSLIRLSALNYEILAKNLKDIIKLIDELVKDFDLKVSSGGGFGRLSSISSNKENTSSRGFIGGEKENINKAKKVLLDNKIFINHNLLIFPSIFNIYDKMR from the coding sequence ATGCATATTTTCAATTCTAATCTTAATTTAGATGCCAAACTGGTAAAAGGTGAGGGACCATTCCTATTCAATACTGAAGGTGATCGATTCTTTGATTGTTGGTTAGGTTCTGGTACTTTGATTTTTGGTCACGAGAAAGTGATCGAATCAAATATGCAATCCAATTGGTTATTGCCAGAAGGACCGAAGGTTTCCAATTCTTATCTTGATTTATTAGGCAAAATTGTAGATTTCAAAATAGGTAGTTTAGGTTTCCAAACGAGTGGTTCCAGTGCTGTCCATCGTGCCTGCCGCGTTGCTCGCGCAGTTACTGGAAAATCTAAGGTAGCTGTTTTCAATTTGTTCTGGCATGGATCTGATGATTCATTTTTATTCGTTGGTGAAAGCAAGAAAAAACTTTCTGATGGAATCTCTGACTCTGCTCAAGAAAATGTTTCCTATTTTGATTCAATTGATCAATTTTTTGACAAAGCTAAATTAGAAGAATTCGCTGCAATTCTTGTTGAACCCTATCAAGGATCCGATCCTTCAGTTTCAGTTTTAGATTCGATTTCAGATGAACAGAGAAATAAATTAATAAATAGTAATGTTTTGCTCGTAATAGATGAAGTCATCACTGGATTCCGATCCCAATATGGTTCATGCGCTTCATCTAGAAAATTACAGCCAGATATTGTAGTTTTTGGTAAAGCAATAGCAAGCGGGTTTCCAACAGGCTTAGTTGTTGTATCTGATCGATTGACTACTTCAGTAAAAGAAAAATCTATTTTCTGGGGTGGAACATTTGGAGCTTCACCAATCCAATTGGAGATGGTTGAGAAAAGTTTGATTCGTCTTAGTGCATTAAATTATGAGATTTTGGCGAAGAATTTAAAAGATATTATTAAGTTAATTGATGAGCTTGTTAAAGATTTTGATTTAAAGGTGTCTTCCGGTGGTGGATTTGGTCGGCTCAGCTCCATTTCCAGTAATAAAGAAAATACTTCATCTCGTGGCTTTATAGGTGGAGAAAAAGAGAATATCAATAAAGCTAAAAAGGTCTTATTGGATAATAAAATATTTATAAATCATAATTTATTAATATTTCCTTCAATATTTAATATTTATGACAAAATGAGGTAA
- a CDS encoding FkbM family methyltransferase → MNNQIKTTVLDAGGRYGLHPNWKPFMGELNYYLFEPDPIESKRLAEKYFKRASEIKVIDKALASENGELTINFFRNRAMSSSVVRNPVSSLFKSGERETEVDIVESITVQAESIDYFSEQNNLRLDFLKLDTEGTEYQILQGAKKQIKDNILGVRCEVSFDYIFEGMPLFSTLHDFMLSYGFILLNLDYEGRGDYQNIFVKTNERYGILTATDAVWVKRPNLLFNTTENDKSNATIRIMKYAGFCILNNAPDLAINILLEARENKVDFSEFSDTRLYKFLDISIHRLFYSLKWQPGQSLIQHRETFFRIFNKDMKILNDYMESTELNPD, encoded by the coding sequence ATGAATAATCAAATTAAGACTACTGTTTTAGACGCTGGTGGAAGATACGGATTGCATCCAAATTGGAAACCATTTATGGGAGAATTGAACTACTATTTATTCGAACCAGATCCGATTGAAAGCAAGAGATTAGCTGAGAAATATTTCAAGCGTGCCTCGGAAATAAAGGTAATAGATAAAGCCTTAGCTTCTGAGAATGGTGAACTCACGATTAACTTTTTTAGAAATAGAGCAATGAGTTCATCGGTTGTTAGAAATCCTGTTTCTTCACTTTTTAAATCTGGAGAACGGGAAACAGAAGTTGATATTGTAGAAAGCATAACTGTGCAAGCAGAGTCTATTGATTATTTTAGCGAGCAGAATAATCTAAGATTGGATTTTTTAAAACTAGATACTGAAGGAACCGAATACCAAATTTTACAAGGTGCGAAAAAACAGATCAAGGATAATATACTAGGAGTCAGATGTGAGGTAAGCTTCGATTATATTTTTGAAGGGATGCCTTTGTTTAGTACATTGCATGATTTTATGTTAAGTTATGGTTTCATATTGCTAAATTTAGATTATGAAGGTCGGGGTGACTATCAAAACATATTCGTAAAAACCAATGAGCGTTACGGAATTTTGACTGCCACCGACGCTGTTTGGGTAAAGCGACCCAATTTATTATTCAATACAACAGAAAATGATAAATCCAATGCAACTATAAGAATTATGAAATATGCAGGCTTTTGTATCCTCAACAATGCGCCGGACTTAGCTATTAATATTCTCTTAGAAGCAAGAGAGAATAAAGTAGATTTTTCTGAATTTTCGGATACTAGATTGTATAAATTTTTAGATATTTCAATTCATCGACTTTTTTATTCTTTAAAATGGCAGCCTGGACAATCTTTAATTCAGCATCGAGAAACCTTTTTTCGAATTTTTAATAAAGATATGAAAATATTGAATGATTATATGGAATCAACTGAATTGAATCCAGATTGA
- a CDS encoding ABC transporter ATP-binding protein: MLPFLGILTSPETVFNSSYIKPIVILLGIEKPQDLLIPLTIGFAIVTLLATIFRLLTLWFNTVLASAIGSDLSKNIYRRTLYQPYSVHCSRNSSEIISGILTKTNAIINLIKTFVTIISSSALVSTTLIAFIYYDPEVAILSFVGFGLSYFLVVVTTKKSLVRNSYFISSETGKLLKTLQEGLGGIRDVLLDRSQETYVGIFGKIDWKLRISTANNAFIGSSPRILIEALGMMFMIVLTYIISLRPEGLATAIPTLGVLALGAQRILPILQNVYNGWASFSGSEASLKDAIGLLNQPMPEYLNQTGSSNIKFSKEIFFKDIEFKYSDSTPYVLKGVNLIIKKGSRVGFIGVTGSGKSTTLDILMGLLTPSRGHLLIDGIEINKANIQDWQSHISHVPQSIFLADATIAENIAFGIEKDKVNIDKVIDAAKKAQLSETIEAMTNRYDTMVGERGVRLSGGQRQRIGIARALYKNSEVIILDEATSSLDSDTEQEVMNAINSLDRDITIVIVAHRISTLKNCDQIIELESGVLKRICTYDEIVKT, encoded by the coding sequence ATGCTTCCATTTTTAGGAATTCTGACATCTCCAGAAACTGTTTTTAATTCTTCATACATTAAACCAATTGTAATACTTTTAGGAATTGAAAAACCACAGGATTTACTTATTCCATTGACAATTGGTTTCGCCATAGTAACTCTTTTGGCTACAATATTTAGATTATTGACATTATGGTTTAATACAGTCCTTGCATCAGCTATTGGCTCAGATCTGAGCAAGAATATATACCGTAGAACTTTGTACCAACCTTATTCTGTTCATTGTTCTCGTAATAGTAGCGAAATAATTTCAGGAATTTTGACAAAAACCAATGCGATCATAAATCTTATAAAAACTTTTGTTACAATAATAAGCTCTAGTGCTCTGGTATCAACAACGTTAATTGCATTCATCTATTATGATCCAGAAGTTGCTATTCTTTCTTTTGTAGGATTTGGTTTAAGCTATTTTTTAGTCGTTGTAACGACAAAGAAAAGCTTGGTTCGAAACAGTTATTTTATATCGAGTGAGACCGGTAAACTTTTGAAAACTCTGCAAGAGGGCTTAGGTGGAATAAGAGATGTCTTATTGGATCGCAGCCAAGAAACCTATGTTGGAATATTTGGAAAGATTGACTGGAAATTAAGAATTTCAACAGCCAATAATGCATTTATCGGAAGTAGTCCAAGAATACTGATAGAAGCTCTAGGAATGATGTTTATGATTGTTTTGACATACATTATATCATTGAGGCCAGAAGGATTAGCAACTGCGATTCCAACTTTAGGTGTTCTTGCTTTAGGTGCGCAAAGAATCCTTCCCATTCTTCAAAATGTCTATAATGGCTGGGCGAGTTTTTCAGGTAGTGAAGCTTCCTTAAAAGATGCAATTGGATTATTGAATCAGCCTATGCCAGAATATCTCAATCAAACTGGTTCGAGTAATATAAAATTTTCGAAAGAAATATTTTTCAAAGATATCGAATTCAAGTATTCGGATTCTACTCCTTATGTATTAAAAGGTGTCAATTTAATCATTAAAAAAGGTTCAAGAGTCGGATTCATTGGTGTCACTGGTAGTGGAAAAAGTACAACTCTGGATATTTTAATGGGACTTTTGACCCCGTCACGAGGGCATTTATTGATTGATGGAATCGAAATTAACAAAGCAAATATTCAAGATTGGCAATCCCATATTTCTCATGTACCGCAATCGATTTTTTTAGCTGATGCAACCATTGCAGAGAATATCGCGTTTGGAATTGAAAAAGATAAGGTTAATATAGATAAGGTGATTGATGCGGCAAAGAAAGCTCAATTATCAGAAACGATTGAAGCTATGACTAATCGTTATGACACAATGGTAGGGGAACGGGGAGTTCGGCTATCTGGTGGTCAAAGGCAGAGGATTGGAATTGCAAGAGCCTTGTATAAGAATTCGGAAGTTATTATACTTGATGAGGCAACAAGTTCACTTGATAGTGATACGGAGCAGGAAGTTATGAATGCCATTAATAGTCTTGATCGAGATATAACTATCGTCATAGTAGCACATAGAATTTCCACATTGAAGAACTGTGATCAAATTATTGAACTTGAATCTGGTGTATTGAAAAGAATTTGCACTTATGATGAAATTGTCAAAACCTAG